The following are encoded together in the Hippoglossus stenolepis isolate QCI-W04-F060 chromosome 12, HSTE1.2, whole genome shotgun sequence genome:
- the si:dkey-76k16.5 gene encoding glycine N-acyltransferase-like protein 3 — MKVLNKDELKVAEGVLFKHLPKSSKVYGFLYGINRNKPSTLEVVVDSWPDFKVIICRPDPKVKLALQLRKKVSYYSMDAQVLKKLFTEENVLDWSTDFMVGGLDKSNEPTLKEVSSIRQVSIRPFVLVHLLYLADSSHLLTPTVGSELESRISSLNLSHVDLVNKTWKFGGNEQGYNMIKYYIGNFPTCCITDRQGQPVSWILVYDYCAMGMLYTLPEHRGKGYAKILVSTMAKRLHDEGHPVYCFIEEESVVSYRLFKNLGFTEDPSYRAQWFDINV, encoded by the exons ATGAAAGTCCTGAACAAAGATGAACTAAAGGTTGCTGAAGGAGTTCTGTTCAAACACCTACCAAAAAGTTCTAAG GTCTATGGCTTCCTCTATGGTATTAACAGGAACAAACCAAGTACACTGGAGGTGGTTGTTGATTCGTGGCCTGATTTTAAGGTCATCATTTGCAGACCTGATCCCAAG GTCAAGCTTGCACTGCAGCTCAGGAAAAAGGTGTCATACTACAGCATGGATGCACAGGTTTTAAAGAAATTGTTTACAGAGGAGAATGTACTTGACTGGAGTACCGATTTCATGGTTGGAG gACTCGACAAATCCAATGAGCCCACTCTCAAAGAAGTGTCTTCTATCAGACAAGTTTCCATCAGACCCTTTGTATTGGTGCATCTTCTGTATTTGGCAGACAGCAGCCATCTTCTCACACCAACAGTCGGCAG TGAGCTTGAATCAAGGATCTCATCTCTTAACCTTTCCCACGTTGACTTGGTGAATAAAACCTGGAAGTTTGGAGGAAACGAGCAAGGTTACAACATGATTAAATACTACATTGGCAACTTTCCGACATGCTGCATCACCGACAGACAGGGTCAGCCGGTGTCCTGGATCCTGGTGTATGATTACTGTGCCATGGGCATGTTGTACACTCTTCCAGAGCACAGGGGGAAAGGATATGCGAAAATCCTGGTCAGCACCATGGCCAAGAGACTCCATGATGAAGGCCACCCAGTCTACTGCTTCATAGAGGAGGAGAGCGTGGTCTCCTacaggctttttaaaaacctgggCTTTACTGAAGATCCTTCATACAGGGCGCAGTGGTTTGACATCAACGTTTGA
- the LOC118118612 gene encoding MAD2L1-binding protein, whose amino-acid sequence MMQCGTDPAETFKTMAEESDVSKPTLRCEDTEDTSIVGSGDNGIKTRLRFSPDKDTSSTREHDTTSEVPTLHRVPEDSHSYRASAETAEQLSGEAAHTPLHSETERDLKDVSIENRLNSNEPSVNNAEEKENIAADIGQEEEENRPGQKGLNDSSVTASKHSNTEDNDAEVARRAREQGYVSVVFPGTVTQEGCCRFVSEILKCILYQRQQLPMTYDQLVYSQKKQQASMQDKDPVIRRPVQSADMDWRKSQQTLQDLEELLQQLEVLFSLSRVPRVLLLMGGSLILPKELYEINLEGLVSAGGDQCLRVSSCLRQLFRTLFVADLLSDTRPVRLMPTTVLVLAHRDCGVGWFRPKLQFKVPTRVRNQVIALSTDPSKDTRAEGSDWQDYVWFQAPMTIKGFSNSPKSGSK is encoded by the exons ATGATGCAGTGCGGCACAGACCCGGCGGAGACATTCAAAACTATGGCTGAAGAGTCGGATGTATCTAAACCAACTTTACGCTGtgaggacacagaggacacGTCCATCGTTGGCAGCGGGGACAATGGGATAAAGACACGTCTGAGGTTTTCTCCGGATAAAGATACGAGCTCAACTCGGGAGCACGACACGACGAGTGAAGTCCCAACTTTACACCGTGTTCCCGAAGACTCCCATTCATACCGAGCGTCTGCGGAAACAGCCGAACAGCTCTCGGGCGAGGCcgcacacacacctttacacTCGGAAACCGAAAGAGACTTGAAAGACGTCTCCATTGAAAACAGGTTGAATTCAAATGAGCCGAGTGTAAACAAcgcggaggagaaggagaacatCGCTGCAG ATATTGgccaggaagaagaggaaaacaggCCTGGTCAGAAAGGTTTGAATGATTCCAGTGTGACTGCCAGtaaacacagtaacacagagGACAATGATGCTGAGGTGGCGAGAAGAGCACGGGAGCAAGGCTATGTGAGCGTCGTCTTCCCTGGCACGGTGACTCAGGAAGGCTGCTGCCGCTTTGTCAGCGAGATCCTCAAGTGCATTCTCTATCAGAGACAGCAACTACCCATGACGTATGACCAGCTGGTTTATTCCCAGAAGAAGCAACAGGCCTCAATGCAG GATAAAGACCCAGTGATTCGCAGACCAGTGCAGTCAGCAGACATGGACTGGCGCAAGTCTCAGCAAACCCTTCAGGATCTGGAGGagttgctgcagcagctggaggtgctTTTTTCCCTGAGCAGGGTGCCCCGCGTGCTGCTCCTAATGGGTGGCTCCCTCATCCTGCCCAAAGAGCTGTATGAGATCAACCTGGAGGGGCTGGTGTCGGCTGGTGGGGATCAGTGTCTACGGGTGTCCTCGTGCTTAAGGCAACTCTTCCGCACGCTTTTCGTGGCGGACCTTTTGTCTGACACCAGACCTGTTCGTTTAATGCCCACCACAGTCTTAGTGCTCGCTCACAGGGATTGCGGTGTAGGCTGGTTCCGCCCTAAACTACAATTTAAAGTGCCAACTCGTGTAAGGAACCAAGTTATTGCTCTTTCCACTGATCCCAGCAAGGACACAAGGGCAGAGGGGTCAGACTGGCAGGATTATGTGTGGTTTCAGGCCCCAATGACGATCAAGGGCTTCAGCAACTCACCCAAGTCGGGGAGCAAATAG
- the LOC118118786 gene encoding cystatin-C, whose protein sequence is MNQLVFPVLAALFAVGLAGLGGMVGAPADVDISDAQDFLDFAVVQHNRGSNDMFLSQVAKVIKVQRQVVSGSLYIITVQMGKTPCRKGSADEVCAIYQDQASARPYICTFKVWSRPWLNDTQLVGETC, encoded by the exons ATGAACCAGCTCGTCTTTCCCGTGCTCGCGGCTCTGTTCGCCGTGGGCTTGGCCGGTTTGGGCGGGATGGTGGGGGCGCCCGCAGACGTCGACATCAGCGATGCGCAGGACTTCCTCGACTTCGCCGTCGTCCAACACAACAGAGGATCCAACGACATGTTCCTGAGCCAGGTGGCTAAAGTGATCAAGGTCCAGAGACAG GTGGTCTCTGGGTCCTTATACATCATCACTGTGCAAATGGGCAAGACCCCCTGCAGAAAGGGCAGTGCGGATGAAGTGTGCGCCATCTACCAAGACCAAGCCTCTGCTCGG CCTTACATTTGCACATTCAAGGTGTGGAGCCGCCCATGGCTTAATGACACCCAGTTGGTGGGTGAGACATGCTAG